From the genome of Nicotiana sylvestris chromosome 1, ASM39365v2, whole genome shotgun sequence:
GTTTATATACTGAGCATCGTTTAGAAAGTTCTGAATTAGATACAGAGTCATTGAGTTTTGATATTTTGGGTATTATTAAAGGTTTAGGCTACTATAAAAAATGTGACTTGGCGTTGAATGTGTTTGAATGGGCTCGAAATCGACCCGATTCTGGGGTTTTGTTAAATGGGTCTATTATTGCTGTGGTTATAAGCATGCTTGGGAAAGAGGGTAGGATTTCAGTGGCATCATCATTGCTTCATAATTTGCATAAAGATGGTTTTGGTATTGATGTTTATGCATATACTTCTTTAATTACTGCATTTGCGCGTAATGGGAGGTATAGGGACGCGGTTAACATTTACAAGAAAATGGAGGAGGAAGGTTGCAAACCTACTTTAATTACTTACAATGTGATTTTGAACGTTTATGGGAAAATGGGTATGCCTTGGAATAAGATTTTGGGTGTTTTTGAAAGTATGAAGAGCTCTGGAGTTGTTCCTGATGCTTATACTTATAATACTATTATTACTTGTTGTCGTCGGGGATCTTTGTATGAGGAAGCTAGGCAGATTTTTGAGGAGATGAAATTAGGAGGTTTTCTGCCCGATAAGGTTACGTACAACGCGTTGCTAGATGTGTATGGGAGGTCTAGGAGGCCGAAAGAAGCTATGGAGGTTTTGCGAGAGATGGAGGTGCACGGGTTTTCGCCTAGTATTGTGACGTATAATTCGTTGGTATCTGCTTATGCTAGGGATGGTTTGTTGGAGGAAGCGATGGAGCTGAAAGCCCAGATGATGGATAAAGGGATTAAGCCCGATGTGTTCACGTATACCACCTTGTTTTCTGGATTTGAGAAGGCTGGGAAGGATGAATCGGCAATGAGAATATTTGAGGAGATGACAAGTGCAGGTTGTAAACCAAACATCTGCACTTTCAATGCGCTTATTAAGATGTATGGAAACAGGGGAAAATTTActgaaatgatgaaggtttttGATGATATCAAGACGAGTGGTTGTTCCCCAGATATTGTCACTTGGAATACGCTCCTAGCTGTATTTGGGCAGAACGGAATGGATTCAGAAGTTACTGGAGTGTTCAAAGAAATGAAGAGAGCCGGATTTGTAGCTGAGCGGGACACCTTCAATACCTTAATTGGTGCTTACAGTCGTTGTGGGGCTTTTGATCAAGCTATGGTCGTTTACAGGCGAATGTTAGATGCAGGGGTCAATCCGGACCTCTCCACCTATAACGCTGTTCTAGCAGCTTTGGCTCGGGGCGGGCTGTGGGAACAGTCTGAAAAGGTACTTGCAGAAATGAAAGATGGTCGTTGTAAACCCAACGAGCTAACGTACAGTTCCTTGCTTCATGCGTATGGTAATGGGAAAGAGATTGACAGGATTCATGCTCTTGCAGAAGATATATACACTTCTGAAATCCAGCCTCATGCTGTGCTTCTGAAGACCCTTGTACTAGTTTATAGCAAAAGTGATCTTCTAGTGGAGACTGAACGAGCGTTTTTGGAGTTAAGAAGTAGAGGTTTCTCGCCAGACATAACCACCTTAAATGCCATGCTTTCAATTTATGGTCGGAAGCAAATGGTTACAAAGGCAGCTGAGATCATGAACTTCATGAAGGATACTGGTTTCACTCCTAGCTTGACAACTTACAATAGTTTGATGTACATGTACAGCCGGTCCAGCAATTATGAGAAGTCGGAACAACTACTAATGGAAATTATAGGAAAAGGAGTCAGGCCTGATGTTATTTCGTACAACACAGTGATATATGCTTATTGCAGAAATGGGCGGATGAGAGACGCCTCACGAATCTTTACAGAAATGAAGGATTCTGGAATTGTTCCTGATGTGATCACATATAATACCTTTGTTTCAAGGTATGCAGCTGATGCAATGTTTATTGATGCCATTGAAGTGGTTCGTTACATGATCAAGCAAGGTTGTAAACCAAATGATAGCACATATAACTCCATTGTAGATTCATATTGTAAACTTAATAGAAGAGATGAAGCTCTAGCTTTTATTAATAACCTCCGTAAGCTTAATCCTCATGTTTCTAAAGAGGAAGAGACTAAATTATCAGAGCGATTGATGAAGAAATGagttttcttttttgatggaatTACAGTTCAGTAGCAATAGCGTTTTGCTGAATTTATTCTCTTCCATTTTCCTTGTTATACCTGCATACTGCGATAGTTGAGCAGTGTGCTAATTGTTGTATATAGAATGCGTATTACAATCTTGTAGACCTTTATTAGAACAGATGCACATGGCTATGCAATGATGAAAATTTTGAGCTTTGTGATGTTATGGAGTGTGTAGGTTTCGCACTAAGGGGGTAAACCTTAGTGGCTAAAGTATTATTGGCTCTTAGCTTTTAGGTCTAGAATACATGTATGTATGTGTTGTATCAAAGTGCAATATTGCCAAGGATGTATCTTTTGTTTAATTGAGATTTTGGCAACAGTCTCTCtccctttctttcctttttttttttttttttcccttcttccttttcttctcctcctcctccgtACCTTTCTTAGCCGAGGTCtgttggaaacaacctctctaccttcactaggtaggggtaaagtctgtggagtatactgggtttgttgttgttattgagatTTTGGCAACAGTTTAATGTCAATTCTGCGCATAATTTTCATTGATGAAATTGCACGACTGCGGTCTCTACTTTTGTTGGTTTAAGGGTTCAACCTATTTATATTGTGCAAAGTACATTGGTTGTTTCCCACTTTTTACGTCATTGTGAATTATTATTCCATTTGGTTTTTGAATTTTACAGATCACTAGTCGTTTGAGATGTTGGCTGCTACGTAGATCATCCGCTACTCTGACACTATAGTCATTGAGGTGTTAAAAGAGGGGCAAGATAGCTTTTATTCCTGTCTCGAAAAATTTACAGTTTCTAAAATTAGcaacacaaattgaaacaaaggATCCAAATAGGCAAAACCAATTAGTTATTATTGTTACATTTTGATTATATCCACGTAGGATAAGTGTGAGATTTAGATTACTTGTTATAAAGAATCCTTAATTAGTTTTAAAAGTCAAATTATTACCTCCATTAGCATGAAGAGCCCAAAAGAGCGGAATATGTAGACGATTCATTTTCGCCAATCCAACAAACTAAACAAAACAGAAAGAAGGCACAATCAATTTGAAAGAAAGGCCATCTGATCTCAGATTATTCAACTTTTTGCCAAGCAATATTATAACAAAACCTGGAAATTTTGAGAGGGAACTCCCCTTATAACTAGAAACAATAGGTAATGCAAGCAACAAAGATAGAATTAAGGGAAA
Proteins encoded in this window:
- the LOC104249686 gene encoding pentatricopeptide repeat-containing protein At5g02860 — encoded protein: MADKLALPLLLPNPPPSKSIFQDSHPHFSNSTTQPLAPFLNDLFHQQNPNTFPNFPSTSTSTSNSTQIPQSPIYPSPIPRTRRRIIGKEHDTNRGKPWYPHRLSSHGEKTLQTLIDPEFQLHNINQILLSLYTEHRLESSELDTESLSFDILGIIKGLGYYKKCDLALNVFEWARNRPDSGVLLNGSIIAVVISMLGKEGRISVASSLLHNLHKDGFGIDVYAYTSLITAFARNGRYRDAVNIYKKMEEEGCKPTLITYNVILNVYGKMGMPWNKILGVFESMKSSGVVPDAYTYNTIITCCRRGSLYEEARQIFEEMKLGGFLPDKVTYNALLDVYGRSRRPKEAMEVLREMEVHGFSPSIVTYNSLVSAYARDGLLEEAMELKAQMMDKGIKPDVFTYTTLFSGFEKAGKDESAMRIFEEMTSAGCKPNICTFNALIKMYGNRGKFTEMMKVFDDIKTSGCSPDIVTWNTLLAVFGQNGMDSEVTGVFKEMKRAGFVAERDTFNTLIGAYSRCGAFDQAMVVYRRMLDAGVNPDLSTYNAVLAALARGGLWEQSEKVLAEMKDGRCKPNELTYSSLLHAYGNGKEIDRIHALAEDIYTSEIQPHAVLLKTLVLVYSKSDLLVETERAFLELRSRGFSPDITTLNAMLSIYGRKQMVTKAAEIMNFMKDTGFTPSLTTYNSLMYMYSRSSNYEKSEQLLMEIIGKGVRPDVISYNTVIYAYCRNGRMRDASRIFTEMKDSGIVPDVITYNTFVSRYAADAMFIDAIEVVRYMIKQGCKPNDSTYNSIVDSYCKLNRRDEALAFINNLRKLNPHVSKEEETKLSERLMKK